Part of the Imperialibacter roseus genome, GGAAAATCACTCATGAGTGTTTCAGCGAACCCAGCTGGCATTACGGCAAAGTAATCGCTACCCATAAAAGGGTTGAATGTTTGTTGTTGATAAGTCCGGTATATTCTTTTTGAGTCAGGATAAAACCTGTCAAACGACAGCTCGTGCCTGACATACAAAAAAATTAGAATAAAGGCGGTGAGGCTAAGTGCCAATCCGCCAACATTAATGGCTGCGTAGAGCTTTTGACGCAGCATACTGCGCCAGCCAACCTTCACATAGTTTTTGAACATCCCGAACTGATTCATGCGATAACTCCCTCCAATGGGTTTAATAATTGTTGGCCTGAAAAGTTTGATTACGTCAAGTGTAAAGAGCCATTTGGCTTTTGATTGACCTTTCTCTAAGCACCTGTCGTCAAATCGCTCAAACAAATCACCTTCAATATCCTCCTGGTAATCCGGATGGCAGAACCAGCGGAAGAAGCGGAGGGGCAGTTTGGGTGGATGGTGCTTATTCATCTCTCAAAGCATTGATTGGATTGGCGGTGGCCGCCTTCATTACCTGCGTACTGATACTTACAAAAGAGATGACCAATAACAGGGCGACAGGTGCTACGATAGCAGTGAGACTGACCGACGTTCTCAAAATATAACCTTCAAGCCACTTGTGCATCAGCAGATAGGCCACAGGCGATCCTATTAGCACAGCAACGGAAAGCTGCCCTACATAGCCCCTGCAAAAGAGGTTGACAATGCTGGCCACAGATGCGCCAAATACCTTTCTGATGCCCACTTCTCTTTTCTTTTTCCTCGCAACGAACATAGACATACCGAAAAGCCCGAGGGAGGCTACGAAAACGGAGATACCGGTAAAAACGCTAAATAGCTGGCTGAACCTAATATCCTCTTGATAGTTGCTATTGAATTGTTCGTCCAGAAAATAGTATTCGAACACCTGGTCGGGGTGCACCTCGTCCCAAATGCGCTCTATTTGAGCCAGGCACGCCGCTAATTCCTTATAATTGGAATAGGAGCCAGAGTCGATTTTAATGGACGCATGCCCCCGGAACGGGTTGAATTCGAAGGTCATGGGCTGAATCTTCTCCTTGAGTGAATTTTGATGAAAGTCTTCCACTACACCGAGTACTTTGAATGTCCTGTCTTCGTTTTCGGGTATAATGATCGTTTGTCCGATAGCCTCCTCAGGACTCGAGCATCCCATCGCCAGGGCCGTTGACCGGTTGATAAGTATACTTCGCCTGCTGGCCCAAAACTTGTCTTTTGAAAAGTCTTCCCCGGCGATGATTTTTGCCCCGTAGTAAGCCATATAGCTGGCGTCAACGCCAATGAGGTTAGCACTAACAGTGATGTTCTTTCCTTCTATGTTGAAGTAGATATCCTGCCCATTGCCTCCTCCTGGCACTTGTGTGGAAGACGTCACACCACGGGTAAAAGAAAGGTTAGCTACACCTTCCTTGAATGACTGATGTCTTTTCACTTTGTCATCCGCTCCGTCTTTCGCCGACTTCACAATCAAGGTTTGGTCAAGGGTGATTCCCAGCGGTTGATTTTTCAGGAAACGCATCTGGTCTGAAATCACAAATATTCCAGTGATAAGAATAATCGAAATACTGAATTGTAGCACGACCAGTACTTTCCGAAAGCCAGCGCCCTTTGTGTTATCAATCACCCGTCCTTTGATAGACCGTATCGGCTCAAGGCTGGATAAAATAAGTGCCGGATAGGAAGAGGCGACCAACGCTCCCAAAAGGAATAATAAAAGGAACAACCAGTTCATCGGCGTAGGGTCACCGAAAAGGGGCAACAGTTTCCCATTAGTATAAGTCTCAATGAATGGATAGAGCAGCCAAACGATTAGCACGGCAGCGGCCAATGCCAGCAAGTTGATGGTCATGCCCTCAAAAATAAACTTGCGAACAATCTCACGTTTCTCAGAACCCAGCACCTTTCTAATACCCGTTTCTTTGTGCCGACTCATAGATTGGGCGCTTGTGAGGTTAATAAAATTGATCCAGGTGATCAAAAGAATAAAAACACCTACCAGCAACAGCATGATTTCCATTTCGGAAAGTCGAACGTCACTCAAAGGAATCAATGCGAGTTCAACCTCCCTTCCATCGGCCTTTATTTGTTCCACATCGTTTATGTCCGTTGCTATTTTGGACGCCAACACTGCTGTATTGGCCTCCTCAGTGAGGAGAAGATAAGTCGGATAATTTGCAAAACCCCATTGATCATAATTGCTGAAACCGATGGTAGATTTCAGAAAATCAAACCTGAACCTGGAATAGACAGGCACCTCTTCAACAACTCCGGTAACATGTAGCGTATTCTCCGCACCCCAGGCTGTGGTCGTCTTCATTGCCTTTCCGAATGCCTTCGCATCGCCAAAATATTTTTTCGCAACCGATCTGGTAATCACAACGGAATTGGGTTGAGATAAAGCGGTTGTGGAATCTCCTTCAATAAATTGAAAAGAGAACATTTGGGTGAAATCGGGGTCGGCCGAGAACATATTTCGCTCATTAAACTTCACCAGTGATCCGCTTTCATCCACCACAGTTACCTGTTTCTCAACGTCTCTGCTGTAGAGGCTCGCCATCCGCACCTCAGGGTATTGTTCTTTTACTTTTGCCGCCGTTTCCCAATAGGTGCTGTGTTGATAGCTGGTTGCAACGCCATCTTTTGTTTCTGCCTGATCAATCTCTGCTATGTTATCCTTGTGTTGATGAAATTGATCATACCTGAGGGAAAAGCCCACATATTTGGCGAGTATCAAAGCCGCCACCATGCCAATGACAAGCCCTGATATGTTAATGGCCGAAAAAGCCTTGTTACGTAGAAAATTCCGGTAGGTGACTTTCGAGTAATGATAGAGCATAGCTTGTTTACTTAATTTGTTAATCGGCTTGAATGGCCTGAAAATACCTGGCCTGCACAGCCTGAGTACCTCTAATGTGAAAATCCAATTTGCTTTGGTTTTCCCTCGCTCCTCCACCCTCTTCTCAAACCTTTCTACCAAATCCCCCTCAATATCCTCCCGATACTCCGGGTGGCAGAACCAGCGGAAGAAACGGAGGGGAAATTTCGGTGGAGTAATGGGTCTATTCATCTCTCAAAGCATGAATAGGGTTCCTCAGTGCGGCTACCACCGCCTGATAAGTAATAGCAAGCGCCGCTATCAAGGCCACCAGAACACCTCCGGGCAGGAGCTGCCAAACAGAAAGGGTAATCCTGTACGAAAAGATCTGGAGCCACTGGTCCATGCCCAGCCAGGTCAGCGGAGCAGCCACCAGGAAGGCAACAGATACGTAAACGGCGAGGTCTTTCATCAGCAAACCGACAATGTGCCGGGGTGCCGCACCATGCACTTTTCTGATACCAATTTCCTTCGTCTTCCGCTCAATCGTAAATGTGATGATGGCCAGCAGACCAAAACACGACATCACCAGGGCAATTACTCCAAAGCTGGCAAAAACCTCCCCCGTCCTGGCATGAGCGGCATGTTGCGCAGCGTACCGATCAGTTAAAAACTCGTAGTTGAACAAACTGGCTGGATTCACCCGCTCAAAAGATGCTTCGATGAAAGCCAAAGCCCGGGCATTATCGTTACCGGTCAGTCTGATATACAGGTCTCCGGAGTTTCCGTTGAAGATGAACAGAGGCTCAATGGCTTTGGTGAGGCCCCAGTAATTGAAGTTCTTCACTACACCTATGATCTTCAGTTCCTGACCTCTGGGCAATTTCACAGTTTTACCAATTGGCGAAGTCAGTCCCATTTTTTCTACCGCCTCCTGATTGATCACTACCGACTGCTCATCGGCATAGCCCTTTTCATAAAACCTGCCTTCGGCCATTGCTATCCCAAATGTTTCAACAAACTCACTGTCAGCATTCATTGGTCTGACGGTTAGGGTGCCTTCCACCTCTTTTCCCTCCCAGTCGCCTATCTGCATATCAAAATAGATATATTCAAATGTCGAACGAGACATAGCGGTTATGTCGGGGGACTGATCCAATACATTTTTCAAGGCTTCAACATTGTCTCTGGCCTCATCGTCTATTTTTACAGCCACCAGGTCTTCCTTGGTGTAGCCAGGATCCCTTTCACGAATAAAAGTCAGCTGGTTTTGGAAGATCAGTGTGCCGGTGACCATGGCAATGCTAACGCAGAATTGAAACACCACCAGCGATTTTCTCGCTGAAAATCCGCCTGAGCTCTCGCTCCCTTTTTTCTTGATCATTGCCAGTGGCTTCGACGAGTTGATTAGCAAGGCAGGAACAATCGAGATGATAAGAAGCAGGGTTACAATAAATGCCACCATGAGTGCGACTACTTCCTGGTGGCTAATGACGGATCCCACAATTGAGATTGGTATGCCAAAATAGCTTCCCAACAGGCTCAGTAAAATAATGGCCGCAACGCTCCCAAGGATCATGTTCAAAAGTCCCTCGACAAAATACCTGTGCATGGTGTGCCATGGATTGGCGCCGAGTATTCTTTCTAACCCTGCCTGCCGAAACTGCGAGATAAACCGGGAGGTGGTGAGACTTATGTAGTTCACGCAGGTGAGAGTAAAGATGAGCAGCCCTGCAATAGAAAATATCCAAACATACCGAATGTCGCCGCTCCTGGGGAAAAAGGGAGTCATCCTGTCGTGAAAGTAGATGTCGGGCAGTGCGATCAGCTCACTGGACCAATGCGGCTTTTCGATCTTGTCGTAGAGCGTTTTGAGCCCGTTTGATTTCGAAAGCAGGGACGATGCAGTGGCTTGGCCATCCAGCTCAATAAAAGTGGCACAAAACCAGGCACCCCAGGCCCTGCTCTCATCCTGACTGGCGACTTGCTCAAACGGAAGGATAAAATCGAATTGAAAGGATGAATTTTGTGGCAGATCGGCTAAGACCGCTGATACCTGGTAGGTATCGGAGTTTCCAACCGTCACCAACTCTCCGATGGCCTCAGCACCGTCGAATAATTTGTCGGCCAGAGCTTGAGTCAAAATCACAGAATTGCCAGAAAACCCTGAGCTATTACCATATGCAAATGGGAAATCAAACATGCTAAAAAAAGCAGCGTCTGTTTTTGCTCCTCTCCCATTGATTTGTTTCTCTCCTGTTTTAATAGCTTCCGGCTCGCTGCGGAAAGTATATCGGGAGGCGTTCACTACTTCCGGATATTCCTGTTTTAATGCTTCGCCCAGTGGTCCGGGCGTTACTACGCTTTTCTCATATTGCCGAAGAATAAGTTCGACCTGGAATATCCTGTCGGCTTTGGTATGAAACCTGTCAAAGCTCAACTCATTGGCCACCCAAAGAAAAATACCAACAGTGCAGGCGAGCCCCAGTCCTAGCCCCAGCACGCTCAGCGTTGAGAAAGCTTTGTTCTTTTTCATGCCTCTGAAGGCGAGTTTCAAATGGTTAGAAAACATTCCGTCGTAAATCTGCCGCATTCCTGATATTGGTTTCATGAGCGTAGGTTTTAATAATTGCAAGACATCCCACACAAAAAGCCACCTGGCTTTCCTTTTTCCTTTCTCCTCCACCCTCTTCTCAAATCGCTCCCCCAAATCCCCTTCAATATCCTCCCGGTAATCCGGGTGGCAGAACCAGCGGAAGAAACGGAGGGGGAGTTTTGGTGGGTGGTGCTTATTCATCTCTCAGCGCATGGATAGGGTTCGCAAGTGCCGCTTTCACCACCTGGCTGGCAATGATCACAACAGATAAAATAACCACTACAGAGGTAGCAATAGCGAAGAGCCACCAGGCCACATCGATCCGGTAGGCAAAGCCTTCCAGCCAGCTACTCAGCCCAAAGAATGAGACTGGTACCGCCAGCGCCGAAGCCACCAGCACCAGAAGGAGAAAATCCTTCGACAAAAGCCCCAGCAAGCTGGAAGGTGAAGCGCCCAGAATTTTTCTGATGCCTATTTCTTTGGCTCTCTGTTGAGTATCAAGCGCCGACAAACCGAGCAACCCAAGTACTGACAGCATCAAGGCAATGGACGCAAAAATCAGCACAAGTTTACCAAAATGATCCTCTGCCTGGTACTGGGCCTGATAGGCCTGGTCGGCGAAATAATAGCTGAAAGGCCGCTTGGGACCAAAATCTACCCACTTGTCCTCCAGCCGGTCCACGACATCGTGCATATTGTTGCCTGATACATCCAGGGTAAGCAGGGTGTATCGGGAAGGGTCAATCTGCAGGGCCAAAGGTGTTATCTTTTCTTTCAATGATTTGAAATGAAAGTCCTTTACTACACCAATCACTGTGCCCTTATACCGGTTTTGTTGCTCGAATGACTTTCCTACTACCTCGGCCGGACTAGAATAACCCAGCGTTCTGGCAGCAGTTTCATTGAGAATTACCGCACCAGTTATGTCCGACTGTAGCTCTTCCTGAAAGCCCCTGCCTGCCACTATTTCCATTTTATACTGATTGATAAAATCAAAGTCGACACGATAAAAATCGGAGACATAGCTGGTGATGTTACCATCGGCTCCGGGAATGAGCAGGTTGTACCGGCGGTCAATATTGCCAGGCACACAGGAAGACATGCTGACGGCCGTAACACCCGGCACGGCTAGCAGCTCTTGCTTGACTGTTTTCTCATTGTCCCTGATGTTCTCGTCAAAATAGAAATCAAGCACCAGCTTCTGGTCTTTCGAATAGCCAAGGTCTTTGTTTTGCATAAAGTGAAGCTGCCGGTAAACGCCCAGTGTGGATGCTATCAGCATGACAGAAAAGAAAAACTGAGCAACCACCAGTGACTTTCTGATCGAGTGACCGTGGCTACCGGACTTCACTTTTCCCTTCAGTCCGCTGACCGGGTCGAACCCGGACAGAAAAAATGCGGGGTAAATACCTGCTAGAAGGCCCACGCCCATTGTCAAGGCGAGCAGGCTGCCAACAAAGCCGAGGTGGTTAAATATGTTGGTGCTGATAGGCTTGCCCACCAGTTGGTTGAAGAAAGGGGAAAACAGCACAAACATCGCCAGGGCAAGTGTGAAAGCCACAAGAGAAAGAAACACAGCGTCTGCCAGAAACTGAAATAGCAATTGCCGTTTGGCTGCGCCAAGCACCTTTCGGACGCTGATTTCTTTGGCCCGGTTGAGCGAAAGTGCCGTTGACAGGTTCACAAAATTGAATCCTGCGATAGACAATACCAGCAGCGCCACTATTGCCAAAATATAAACATTATTGATGCTTCCTGTGACGGACGAGCCTGTCCTGAAACCACGTGCCTCGGCATGCAGGTAGAGTTCAGTCAGGGGCTCAATGGAAATGCTATAACTTCCCTTTTCAGCATCGACATGCTGGGCGACAAAGCTGGTGAGCTCTTTGTTGAGGCTGGCAATGTTCGGCTTGTTTTGAAGGAGCAGGTAGGTGTAGGTACCAAAGGCATGCCAATTGCTCTTGATGCCAGGATTCCAAACCTCTGTCAGCAACTTCATAGAAAGAAATATATCTGTCCTGAAATGGGAATTGTAAGGCATGTCTTTCATAACACCCACCACATACACATTCGTGCTTCCATCGAGGGTAAGCTGCTTGCCCAGGCAGTCGGTGGTGCCGAAGTACTTGACGGCGGCAGTTTCCGAAAGCACAGCGTCGTAAGGTGCATCCAGTACCGTTGCCGAATTACTGGCTACCAGTGGCAGTGTGAATACAGAGAAAACAGAAGCATCAGCATAAGCCAGGTCTTCCCGCATGAAAGTCTCTGGATCAGACTGCACAATCATGTAATCCAGAAACACCCTGGCATAGTCCGTCACCGCTGGAAAATTAGCAGTTACAGCAGGTGCCATCGGCGGTGCTGAGCTTTCGAGTCTGGCTCCGTTCGGCGTTTGCACATCAGTAACGAGCCTGTAGATGTGCTCACTATTTTCGTGGTATTTGTCGTAACTCAATTCAAACTCCACAAACAGCAGGGCAAAAAAACAGACCAAAATACCAGTCGTTAGCCCGACCAAATTAATGAAGGTAAATGCCTTATGGCTTTTCAGGTACCTCAGTGTGATCTTGATGTGGTTTTTTAGCATGCCGTAATGATCCAATCGTTTTGCGCCTTCAAATGGCCGTACAATGTCCGGCCTCAATAATTTCAAAACCTCCAGCCAAAAAAGGGCTTTGGCAGCAAATGCTCCTTTCTCCTCCACCCTCATCTCGAACCGTTCAGTCAGATCCCCCTCAATATCCTCCCGGTAATCCGGATGGCAGAACCAGCGGAAGAAGAGAAGGGGGAGTTTTGGGGGTTGGGTAGATTTATTCATTCCGTAGCGAGTCCACTGGATTTGAATGAGCCACTTTCAGCGCCTGGCTGCTTACGGTTATCAGTGCCACCACAGTCACAGCTACGCCAGCAAGTCCAAAGTACCACCACGACATGTCGATCCTGTAGCTGAAGCTGTCCAGCCACGATTGCATAAAGTACCAGGCAATGGGCACCG contains:
- a CDS encoding ABC transporter permease is translated as MNRPITPPKFPLRFFRWFCHPEYREDIEGDLVERFEKRVEERGKTKANWIFTLEVLRLCRPGIFRPFKPINKLSKQAMLYHYSKVTYRNFLRNKAFSAINISGLVIGMVAALILAKYVGFSLRYDQFHQHKDNIAEIDQAETKDGVATSYQHSTYWETAAKVKEQYPEVRMASLYSRDVEKQVTVVDESGSLVKFNERNMFSADPDFTQMFSFQFIEGDSTTALSQPNSVVITRSVAKKYFGDAKAFGKAMKTTTAWGAENTLHVTGVVEEVPVYSRFRFDFLKSTIGFSNYDQWGFANYPTYLLLTEEANTAVLASKIATDINDVEQIKADGREVELALIPLSDVRLSEMEIMLLLVGVFILLITWINFINLTSAQSMSRHKETGIRKVLGSEKREIVRKFIFEGMTINLLALAAAVLIVWLLYPFIETYTNGKLLPLFGDPTPMNWLFLLLFLLGALVASSYPALILSSLEPIRSIKGRVIDNTKGAGFRKVLVVLQFSISIILITGIFVISDQMRFLKNQPLGITLDQTLIVKSAKDGADDKVKRHQSFKEGVANLSFTRGVTSSTQVPGGGNGQDIYFNIEGKNITVSANLIGVDASYMAYYGAKIIAGEDFSKDKFWASRRSILINRSTALAMGCSSPEEAIGQTIIIPENEDRTFKVLGVVEDFHQNSLKEKIQPMTFEFNPFRGHASIKIDSGSYSNYKELAACLAQIERIWDEVHPDQVFEYYFLDEQFNSNYQEDIRFSQLFSVFTGISVFVASLGLFGMSMFVARKKKREVGIRKVFGASVASIVNLFCRGYVGQLSVAVLIGSPVAYLLMHKWLEGYILRTSVSLTAIVAPVALLLVISFVSISTQVMKAATANPINALRDE
- a CDS encoding ABC transporter permease; translation: MNKSTQPPKLPLLFFRWFCHPDYREDIEGDLTERFEMRVEEKGAFAAKALFWLEVLKLLRPDIVRPFEGAKRLDHYGMLKNHIKITLRYLKSHKAFTFINLVGLTTGILVCFFALLFVEFELSYDKYHENSEHIYRLVTDVQTPNGARLESSAPPMAPAVTANFPAVTDYARVFLDYMIVQSDPETFMREDLAYADASVFSVFTLPLVASNSATVLDAPYDAVLSETAAVKYFGTTDCLGKQLTLDGSTNVYVVGVMKDMPYNSHFRTDIFLSMKLLTEVWNPGIKSNWHAFGTYTYLLLQNKPNIASLNKELTSFVAQHVDAEKGSYSISIEPLTELYLHAEARGFRTGSSVTGSINNVYILAIVALLVLSIAGFNFVNLSTALSLNRAKEISVRKVLGAAKRQLLFQFLADAVFLSLVAFTLALAMFVLFSPFFNQLVGKPISTNIFNHLGFVGSLLALTMGVGLLAGIYPAFFLSGFDPVSGLKGKVKSGSHGHSIRKSLVVAQFFFSVMLIASTLGVYRQLHFMQNKDLGYSKDQKLVLDFYFDENIRDNEKTVKQELLAVPGVTAVSMSSCVPGNIDRRYNLLIPGADGNITSYVSDFYRVDFDFINQYKMEIVAGRGFQEELQSDITGAVILNETAARTLGYSSPAEVVGKSFEQQNRYKGTVIGVVKDFHFKSLKEKITPLALQIDPSRYTLLTLDVSGNNMHDVVDRLEDKWVDFGPKRPFSYYFADQAYQAQYQAEDHFGKLVLIFASIALMLSVLGLLGLSALDTQQRAKEIGIRKILGASPSSLLGLLSKDFLLLVLVASALAVPVSFFGLSSWLEGFAYRIDVAWWLFAIATSVVVILSVVIIASQVVKAALANPIHALRDE
- a CDS encoding ABC transporter permease, with translation MKPISGMRQIYDGMFSNHLKLAFRGMKKNKAFSTLSVLGLGLGLACTVGIFLWVANELSFDRFHTKADRIFQVELILRQYEKSVVTPGPLGEALKQEYPEVVNASRYTFRSEPEAIKTGEKQINGRGAKTDAAFFSMFDFPFAYGNSSGFSGNSVILTQALADKLFDGAEAIGELVTVGNSDTYQVSAVLADLPQNSSFQFDFILPFEQVASQDESRAWGAWFCATFIELDGQATASSLLSKSNGLKTLYDKIEKPHWSSELIALPDIYFHDRMTPFFPRSGDIRYVWIFSIAGLLIFTLTCVNYISLTTSRFISQFRQAGLERILGANPWHTMHRYFVEGLLNMILGSVAAIILLSLLGSYFGIPISIVGSVISHQEVVALMVAFIVTLLLIISIVPALLINSSKPLAMIKKKGSESSGGFSARKSLVVFQFCVSIAMVTGTLIFQNQLTFIRERDPGYTKEDLVAVKIDDEARDNVEALKNVLDQSPDITAMSRSTFEYIYFDMQIGDWEGKEVEGTLTVRPMNADSEFVETFGIAMAEGRFYEKGYADEQSVVINQEAVEKMGLTSPIGKTVKLPRGQELKIIGVVKNFNYWGLTKAIEPLFIFNGNSGDLYIRLTGNDNARALAFIEASFERVNPASLFNYEFLTDRYAAQHAAHARTGEVFASFGVIALVMSCFGLLAIITFTIERKTKEIGIRKVHGAAPRHIVGLLMKDLAVYVSVAFLVAAPLTWLGMDQWLQIFSYRITLSVWQLLPGGVLVALIAALAITYQAVVAALRNPIHALRDE